From Lysinibacillus sp. SGAir0095, the proteins below share one genomic window:
- a CDS encoding HAMP domain-containing sensor histidine kinase, with product MKEFLKKRVSLAITLVIFVFVVMVVTFLLIGSSVVLLEYMGVLSLPSPSGNKNYPLLLLFVLFGLCILLGTAFTAFFSKKALTPIHKVIDATHKVANGDFNVKVDLKGIGELEELSQSFNKMTQELSTIETLRSDFINNFSHEFKTPIVSVRGFAKLLKENNLSEEERLEFLDIIITESERLSTLSTNVLMLSKYENLEIIVDKTPFRLDEQLRKAIVLMEPRWSAKEITVNVELDKVIYCGNEDLTQQIWLNLLDNAIKFSYQGGLIHISLVNEKNEIRFVIQDDGPGMDETTTYRIFDKFYQGDSSHSEAGNGLGLPLVKRIVKLCEGEIIVQSKIDKGSIFTVVLPTLT from the coding sequence GTGAAAGAATTTCTTAAGAAGAGAGTAAGCCTTGCCATAACGCTGGTCATATTTGTATTTGTTGTTATGGTGGTGACATTTCTACTTATCGGTAGTAGTGTTGTATTATTAGAGTACATGGGTGTTCTTTCTCTTCCTAGTCCTAGTGGAAACAAAAATTACCCACTACTCTTGTTATTTGTTCTTTTTGGACTCTGCATTTTGCTTGGAACAGCTTTTACAGCCTTTTTTAGTAAAAAAGCGCTTACTCCTATTCACAAGGTAATAGATGCTACACATAAGGTTGCAAACGGTGACTTTAACGTCAAGGTAGATTTGAAAGGCATCGGAGAATTAGAAGAGCTCTCTCAAAGCTTTAATAAAATGACTCAAGAACTTTCAACTATTGAAACACTGAGAAGTGATTTTATCAACAACTTTTCTCATGAATTTAAAACACCTATTGTATCTGTACGAGGGTTTGCAAAACTTCTCAAGGAAAATAACCTTTCAGAAGAAGAACGTCTGGAATTTCTTGACATTATCATAACCGAATCAGAGCGTTTATCTACGCTTTCTACCAATGTACTCATGTTATCAAAATACGAAAACCTTGAAATTATTGTGGATAAAACTCCGTTTAGGCTGGATGAACAGCTTAGAAAGGCAATCGTTTTAATGGAACCTAGATGGTCTGCAAAGGAAATTACTGTAAATGTAGAATTAGATAAAGTAATTTATTGTGGAAATGAGGATTTGACACAGCAAATTTGGCTTAATCTTTTGGATAATGCAATTAAATTTTCCTATCAAGGTGGCTTAATTCATATTAGTCTAGTAAATGAAAAGAACGAAATTCGTTTTGTTATACAAGATGATGGCCCTGGAATGGATGAAACGACGACATATCGTATTTTCGATAAATTTTATCAGGGAGACTCTTCACATTCGGAAGCAGGAAATGGACTAGGACTTCCACTTGTAAAACGTATTGTAAAACTTTGCGAAGGTGAGATAATCGTACAGAGTAAGATAGATAAAGGTAGTATATTTACCGTAGTATTACCGACATTAACCTAA
- a CDS encoding GTP pyrophosphokinase family protein, with protein sequence MEDNIEVNFAELKVIRTEITKFMMSYKFALEELNTKINILKQEFQYVHDHNPIEHVSSRLKSPESIIKKLNTKNYNLSLDSIKENVRDIAGIRISCSFISDIYELSEMLQKQQDLKVIEIKDYIKQPKSNGYQSLHLILQVPVFMTNRVEEVFVEVQIRTIAMDFWASLEHKIYYKYNKSVPERLKEELKEAAITAALLDNKMERLRKEMNELRDASKQISSIEEISINNQQFVLPHDLLSLFQTEKDKEK encoded by the coding sequence ATGGAAGATAATATAGAAGTAAACTTTGCAGAGTTAAAAGTAATTAGAACAGAAATTACAAAATTTATGATGTCTTATAAATTTGCATTGGAAGAGTTGAATACCAAAATTAATATTTTAAAGCAGGAATTTCAATATGTTCACGACCACAATCCAATTGAACATGTAAGTTCTCGTTTAAAATCTCCTGAAAGTATCATAAAGAAGCTAAATACAAAGAACTACAACTTATCTTTGGATTCAATAAAAGAGAACGTAAGGGATATCGCTGGAATACGAATTAGCTGTTCATTTATCTCAGATATTTATGAATTGAGTGAAATGTTACAAAAACAGCAAGATCTTAAAGTCATTGAAATTAAAGATTACATTAAACAACCGAAATCAAATGGATATCAAAGTTTACATTTAATTTTGCAAGTTCCAGTTTTTATGACAAATCGGGTAGAAGAAGTTTTTGTGGAAGTTCAAATTAGAACGATAGCTATGGATTTTTGGGCAAGTTTAGAACATAAAATATATTACAAATATAACAAGTCTGTACCAGAGCGCTTAAAAGAAGAATTAAAAGAAGCGGCAATAACTGCAGCACTGCTCGACAATAAGATGGAAAGACTCCGTAAAGAAATGAATGAGCTAAGAGATGCCTCAAAACAAATTAGCAGTATAGAAGAGATTAGTATTAACAATCAGCAATTTGTCTTACCACATGATTTGCTCTCACTTTTTCAAACAGAAAAAGATAAGGAGAAATAA
- a CDS encoding DUF1450 domain-containing protein gives MFNLFSEKKETLKNLVEICVSNRAYCDSVVYDCLVGRDDVVVKDRGCNSYCEICDYHFYAFVNGELISEDSANELLEDIEEELKLNSIQ, from the coding sequence ATGTTTAATTTGTTTAGTGAAAAAAAGGAAACTTTAAAAAACTTAGTAGAAATTTGCGTATCCAACAGGGCATATTGTGATTCTGTGGTTTACGATTGTTTAGTAGGAAGAGATGATGTTGTAGTGAAAGATAGAGGGTGCAACTCATATTGTGAAATTTGTGACTATCACTTTTATGCATTTGTAAATGGTGAACTTATTTCTGAAGATAGTGCTAATGAGTTATTAGAAGATATTGAAGAGGAATTGAAACTAAATTCAATTCAATAG
- a CDS encoding PadR family transcriptional regulator, with protein MENNTEMLKGVLEGCVLEIISRGETYGYEITQQLRELGFTDVVEGTVYTITMRFEKNNLVDIEKKRSTMGPPRKFYTLNAVGQKQLEIFWGKWDFISSKMNELKTKEIKRERIQ; from the coding sequence TTGGAAAATAATACAGAAATGCTCAAAGGAGTACTCGAGGGTTGTGTGCTTGAGATTATTAGTCGAGGCGAAACATACGGCTATGAAATTACGCAGCAGCTGCGAGAACTTGGTTTTACTGATGTAGTTGAAGGCACAGTTTATACGATTACCATGCGATTTGAAAAAAACAATCTTGTGGACATCGAGAAAAAGCGGTCCACAATGGGCCCCCCGAGAAAATTTTATACACTCAATGCAGTAGGTCAAAAGCAACTTGAAATTTTTTGGGGGAAATGGGATTTCATCTCCAGTAAGATGAATGAACTCAAAACTAAAGAAATCAAAAGGGAGAGAATACAATGA
- a CDS encoding DUF1048 domain-containing protein, with protein sequence MNFFEKITGSDMTKEMKNFEARVKILPAEYQTAWEEIKSNLWVHGDFTGRNLIPILECALELLEVTSADGQSVEDVLGDEIKGFCAALVGDEGASTFRDKWRNQLNKNIARRLGGLK encoded by the coding sequence ATGAACTTTTTTGAAAAAATAACCGGCAGCGATATGACTAAAGAAATGAAAAATTTTGAAGCAAGAGTAAAAATTTTGCCAGCTGAATACCAAACTGCTTGGGAAGAAATCAAAAGTAATCTCTGGGTTCACGGAGATTTTACGGGTCGAAATCTGATACCAATTCTTGAGTGTGCTCTTGAATTGCTTGAAGTTACATCAGCAGACGGCCAAAGCGTTGAAGATGTGCTAGGAGATGAAATCAAAGGATTCTGTGCAGCGCTTGTTGGGGACGAAGGCGCTAGTACTTTTAGAGATAAATGGCGTAATCAACTCAACAAGAATATAGCAAGAAGGTTAGGAGGACTGAAATGA
- a CDS encoding metallophosphoesterase, which produces MSKIAMIIGVTLILTFYGGTSFYIGRKIYQWLKLLIPHINGTTYVVIYGFFALSLIMVFLPLPTAIKGLMSWIGSYWMGILIYLLLFFLVADLVIWLLSILKIIPTPISPNIHFSAGLAAILLTISFVSYGIYNANRIKNVSYDIEMEENAAGMKIVLVSDLHLGAVNSEKRLENVVENINNLEPDLVCIAGDIFNDDFNTLKNPEKAIDLLKSIKSEYGVYGSLGNHDGGKTFNQMIKFLEKSEIRLLNDEYVVIDERLVLFGRVDPSPIGGFGGMERKEITEILASLDTTLPIVVMDHTPTNLEQYGDEIDLILAGHTHRGQIFPGNLITNAIFDVDYGHYQKDADSPQVIVTSGAGTWGMPMRVGSNNEVVSINLY; this is translated from the coding sequence ATGAGTAAAATTGCAATGATTATAGGTGTTACATTGATTTTAACTTTTTACGGAGGTACAAGTTTTTATATTGGAAGAAAAATATATCAATGGCTTAAATTGCTTATCCCGCATATAAATGGAACGACATACGTAGTAATTTACGGTTTTTTCGCACTTTCGCTCATAATGGTATTTTTACCACTACCGACAGCAATTAAAGGTTTAATGAGCTGGATAGGCTCATATTGGATGGGGATATTAATATATCTGTTACTTTTCTTCCTCGTGGCGGACTTAGTTATCTGGCTATTAAGTATCTTGAAAATAATACCTACGCCTATATCTCCAAATATTCATTTTAGTGCAGGTTTGGCTGCTATTTTGTTAACAATCAGCTTTGTTAGTTATGGCATATATAACGCAAATAGGATTAAAAACGTTTCCTATGATATAGAAATGGAAGAAAATGCGGCTGGCATGAAAATAGTTTTAGTAAGTGATTTGCATTTAGGTGCCGTAAATTCCGAAAAACGTCTTGAAAACGTAGTTGAAAATATAAACAATCTTGAGCCGGATCTTGTTTGTATAGCGGGAGATATTTTTAATGATGATTTCAACACTTTAAAAAATCCAGAAAAAGCAATTGATTTACTGAAGAGTATCAAGTCGGAATACGGGGTATATGGCAGCCTTGGAAATCATGACGGCGGAAAAACGTTTAATCAGATGATTAAATTCCTAGAGAAAAGCGAAATACGGCTCCTAAATGATGAGTACGTTGTCATAGATGAACGGCTTGTTCTGTTCGGTCGAGTAGATCCTTCACCGATTGGTGGTTTTGGTGGGATGGAAAGAAAAGAAATTACAGAAATCTTAGCTTCACTTGATACCACATTGCCAATTGTAGTCATGGATCATACGCCTACCAACCTCGAGCAATATGGTGACGAAATTGATTTAATTCTTGCTGGTCATACGCACCGTGGCCAAATATTTCCGGGCAACTTAATAACAAATGCAATATTTGATGTCGACTATGGACATTATCAAAAGGATGCCGACAGTCCACAAGTAATCGTTACATCTGGTGCAGGTACTTGGGGAATGCCAATGCGGGTAGGATCAAATAATGAAGTTGTAAGTATTAATTTATATTAG
- a CDS encoding TetR/AcrR family transcriptional regulator, which translates to MQENNSADLRVIRTKESIRDALVALIEEKGFEAITVKDITTRAKINRGTFYAHYQDKFDLMTKCEEEIMHEMTRIANQNFPGLIEVLESDTPTLAPNPIAIATLEYINQNSEFMKAMLGPKGNLTFQSRLKEFLWKTIFSDGPNSFIREENLLVPGQYLASYIASAHIGVIQKWLESGRQESPLEMANILSTMTIKGLAYAAGLKK; encoded by the coding sequence TTGCAAGAAAATAATAGTGCAGATCTGCGTGTAATTCGTACAAAAGAATCCATTCGAGATGCCTTGGTGGCCTTAATAGAGGAAAAAGGATTTGAAGCGATTACAGTTAAAGATATAACAACAAGAGCTAAAATAAATAGAGGTACATTTTATGCACATTATCAAGATAAATTTGATTTAATGACAAAATGTGAGGAAGAGATTATGCATGAAATGACCAGAATAGCTAATCAGAACTTCCCAGGGCTTATTGAGGTACTTGAATCTGATACACCAACTCTTGCACCAAACCCTATCGCCATTGCAACACTTGAGTACATCAATCAAAATAGTGAATTTATGAAAGCAATGTTAGGTCCAAAAGGAAATTTAACTTTTCAATCAAGACTTAAGGAATTTTTGTGGAAAACCATTTTTTCGGATGGTCCGAATTCATTTATTAGGGAAGAAAATTTGCTTGTTCCTGGCCAGTACTTAGCATCCTATATTGCATCTGCACATATCGGAGTGATTCAGAAATGGTTAGAAAGTGGCAGACAGGAATCCCCTCTTGAAATGGCAAATATTCTTTCGACCATGACAATAAAAGGACTTGCATATGCTGCTGGTTTAAAAAAGTAA
- a CDS encoding IS3 family transposase, with the protein MNYYNTKRMKAKLKMSPVQYRIHFTQEA; encoded by the coding sequence ATAAATTATTACAACACGAAACGAATGAAGGCAAAATTAAAAATGAGTCCAGTGCAATACCGAATTCATTTCACACAAGAAGCCTAA
- a CDS encoding YhgE/Pip domain-containing protein encodes MFKNKLVLALPLIALAIIFLFSMTLFPSIQPQPKNLPIAIVNEDEGVQILNQPLMNMGQSIVEMIQESSAATDDEDPMVKWVEVKSNEEVQKGLDDQKYYAALVIPKDFSAKQASLQTPEPSSPKVQIYINQGMNMPASTVAGQILNGVVENMNNMVRQQLIDGFEKQGATLTTKQAEILVAPIVKNVTNVNEVGNNTANGNAPMTLFQPLWMGSLATAAILFFTVNKMTLATRKERLWTKIGQILMATLVALVIGFGFTWIAGQIVGLNIPVFMDTALFLAVSSISFILMILAVFSLIGFRGMPIFVLILFFGAPLLALAPEMMPAFYQDWVYPWLPMRFMIEGLRKLFFFNAELSWDMISIQVTIAITSMLVILASIFKKKKETEVETKVETDAQEV; translated from the coding sequence ATGTTTAAAAATAAATTAGTATTAGCTTTGCCACTTATTGCATTGGCAATTATATTTCTATTTTCGATGACATTATTTCCATCGATTCAGCCACAACCGAAGAATTTACCTATTGCAATTGTGAATGAAGATGAAGGGGTGCAAATTCTCAATCAACCATTAATGAATATGGGGCAATCTATTGTTGAAATGATACAAGAGTCTTCAGCAGCAACAGATGATGAAGATCCTATGGTGAAATGGGTAGAAGTAAAGAGTAATGAGGAAGTACAAAAAGGGTTAGACGATCAAAAGTATTACGCTGCTTTGGTCATTCCAAAAGATTTTAGTGCAAAGCAAGCATCATTGCAGACGCCAGAACCTTCATCACCTAAAGTACAAATATATATTAATCAAGGAATGAATATGCCAGCTTCAACTGTAGCGGGACAAATCTTGAATGGCGTAGTTGAAAACATGAACAACATGGTCCGTCAACAATTAATCGATGGATTTGAAAAACAAGGAGCAACTTTGACAACGAAACAGGCAGAAATCCTTGTAGCTCCAATTGTAAAGAATGTCACAAATGTAAATGAAGTCGGTAATAATACGGCTAACGGAAACGCTCCTATGACTCTGTTCCAGCCATTATGGATGGGAAGTTTAGCTACTGCAGCGATTCTCTTTTTTACCGTTAATAAAATGACACTGGCTACAAGAAAAGAAAGACTTTGGACAAAAATAGGTCAAATTTTAATGGCTACTTTGGTGGCATTAGTTATCGGATTCGGCTTTACCTGGATTGCTGGGCAAATAGTGGGTTTGAATATTCCAGTTTTCATGGATACAGCATTATTCTTGGCGGTTTCATCAATTAGCTTTATTTTAATGATTTTAGCTGTATTTTCGTTAATAGGGTTTAGAGGAATGCCAATCTTTGTCTTAATATTATTCTTCGGCGCACCTTTGCTTGCATTAGCACCTGAAATGATGCCTGCATTCTACCAAGATTGGGTATATCCTTGGCTGCCAATGCGATTTATGATTGAAGGTTTAAGAAAACTTTTCTTCTTCAATGCTGAATTATCATGGGATATGATTTCTATCCAAGTTACAATTGCTATAACAAGCATGCTCGTTATATTGGCTAGTATTTTCAAAAAGAAAAAAGAAACTGAAGTTGAAACAAAAGTAGAGACTGATGCTCAAGAGGTATAG
- a CDS encoding sigma-70 family RNA polymerase sigma factor, translated as MNELNQLAVTDEMMLDEREQIIDQLMREYSDDILHLVYTYVKNRTIAEDLAQEIFIKCYEKLNQFNQQSTIKTWAYRIASNHCKDYLRSWHYRKITLSNKVFDHIPSKSKQVEEEVIKHSEENSLTNAVMNLPLKYREVVFLHYYEELSLKEISKITSVNINTLKTRLKRAKELLKDKMIEEV; from the coding sequence ATGAATGAACTAAACCAATTGGCGGTGACAGATGAAATGATGCTGGATGAGCGTGAGCAGATCATTGATCAATTAATGCGTGAATACAGCGATGATATCCTGCATCTTGTATATACATATGTAAAAAACCGAACCATAGCAGAAGATTTAGCACAAGAGATATTTATAAAGTGTTATGAAAAATTAAATCAATTTAATCAGCAGTCAACAATAAAAACTTGGGCTTATCGCATTGCGAGTAATCATTGCAAGGACTATTTAAGAAGCTGGCATTATCGAAAAATAACGCTTAGCAATAAAGTATTTGACCATATCCCGTCTAAGTCAAAACAGGTGGAAGAGGAGGTTATCAAGCATAGTGAAGAAAATAGCTTAACGAATGCCGTCATGAATTTGCCTCTAAAGTACAGAGAAGTCGTATTTCTACATTATTATGAAGAACTGTCTTTAAAAGAGATAAGCAAGATTACTTCAGTAAATATAAATACATTAAAAACGAGATTAAAGCGTGCGAAGGAATTATTAAAAGACAAGATGATAGAGGAGGTTTAG
- a CDS encoding DUF1048 domain-containing protein, translating to MNIKKIIEEKKEWRAHVSRVKALPQDYQIVYFEMQKYLFKVGPVDLNNGLLSEIISFFEEGVAAGKGVIEITGSNVAAFCDSLIEDSKTYADLYLESLKQKADKAMKK from the coding sequence ATGAATATAAAAAAAATAATTGAAGAAAAAAAAGAATGGAGAGCTCATGTTTCGCGTGTCAAGGCTCTTCCACAAGATTACCAAATTGTCTATTTTGAGATGCAAAAATATCTTTTCAAAGTAGGTCCTGTTGATCTAAACAATGGGCTACTCTCAGAAATTATCAGCTTCTTTGAAGAAGGTGTAGCTGCTGGCAAAGGTGTAATTGAAATCACTGGTTCAAACGTTGCTGCCTTTTGTGATAGTCTGATTGAAGATTCAAAAACTTACGCGGATCTCTATTTAGAATCCCTTAAACAAAAAGCAGATAAGGCTATGAAAAAATAG
- a CDS encoding response regulator transcription factor, whose protein sequence is MIKILVVEDDKNTRKLMCAVLTQNGFETYGAEDGVAALNLMEKHQIDLVVLDLMMPNMDGYELTRQLRLSWKNLPILMVTAKQEPKDKKQGFLAGTDDYMTKPVDEEEMVLRIKALLRRAQIASEHKLTIGKVVLNYDSLTVSREDQAISIPQKEFYLLFKLLSYPNMIFTRIQLMDEIWGMESETDDHTLNVHINRLRDRFRGWPEIEIVTVRGLGYKAVKNG, encoded by the coding sequence ATGATTAAAATATTAGTAGTAGAAGATGATAAAAATACCCGAAAGTTAATGTGTGCGGTTTTAACACAGAACGGTTTTGAGACCTACGGCGCCGAGGATGGCGTGGCTGCACTTAATTTAATGGAAAAGCATCAAATTGATTTAGTAGTGCTTGATTTAATGATGCCCAATATGGACGGCTATGAATTAACACGTCAACTTCGCCTCTCGTGGAAGAATCTACCGATTTTAATGGTAACAGCCAAGCAAGAGCCAAAGGACAAAAAACAAGGATTTCTTGCAGGTACTGATGATTATATGACGAAGCCAGTAGATGAGGAAGAGATGGTACTTCGAATTAAGGCGCTTTTGCGGAGAGCCCAGATTGCCAGCGAACATAAACTAACCATCGGAAAAGTTGTACTTAATTATGATTCACTCACGGTATCTCGCGAAGATCAAGCTATTTCAATTCCGCAAAAAGAGTTTTATCTTTTATTTAAGCTACTATCTTATCCAAACATGATTTTTACCCGTATTCAACTAATGGATGAGATTTGGGGGATGGAATCCGAAACAGATGACCACACACTGAATGTTCATATCAACCGATTACGGGATAGATTTCGAGGTTGGCCAGAAATTGAAATTGTTACAGTAAGAGGTCTTGGCTATAAGGCGGTGAAAAATGGGTGA
- a CDS encoding FtsW/RodA/SpoVE family cell cycle protein yields the protein MSSPKFEEFLSKVTSKVKSKEAHNRIKKELTHHLQELSQSYKKRGFSEEESDEKAIQEMGNPFIIGEKLNPLHKPKMDWILIALFVIFASISFLPLVGGIPGISSSITHIMGRQGIWYSLAALVIIGVLSFNYQKSKNWWMHFYAIGLFIHVYLYLFGYTVNGAKRWISLPGLTVDGTILSLFFFFLAWAGIFNKINEFRSWKKQGFLLVLFWMPILLYMIVPNFMVGVIYFFCLLGMFTVARVHKKLAINLFVSNLVAGIIFIIMIITTTSHQSYLLTRLSTFINPNADPNGAGYMYMVVRNVLAEAGWFGNGLNNDLKFQLLPESHTDFAFPFLVYSLGWTFGIGLCLVLLIFILRISKNAFKTKDLYGRLIVIGGAVLFAVPTTWNILMAFGIVPIMEVSLPFISYGGSAILFYAAVLGFILNVYRRKDIVEPTIADDIKIYSQKSE from the coding sequence ATGAGTTCTCCCAAATTTGAAGAATTTTTAAGCAAAGTGACTTCCAAAGTCAAATCTAAAGAGGCACACAACAGGATAAAAAAAGAGCTTACTCATCACCTGCAAGAGTTAAGTCAATCTTACAAAAAAAGAGGATTTTCTGAAGAAGAGTCAGATGAAAAGGCCATTCAAGAAATGGGAAATCCATTTATTATTGGAGAGAAATTAAATCCTCTTCATAAGCCAAAAATGGATTGGATTCTAATTGCTTTATTTGTTATTTTTGCTAGTATCAGTTTTCTCCCGTTAGTTGGTGGAATTCCTGGGATTTCATCATCTATCACCCATATTATGGGGAGACAAGGTATCTGGTACTCCTTAGCCGCTCTTGTAATTATTGGGGTTCTTTCCTTTAATTATCAAAAATCAAAGAATTGGTGGATGCACTTTTATGCTATCGGCTTGTTCATTCACGTATATCTCTATTTATTTGGATATACGGTCAACGGAGCAAAAAGATGGATTTCACTTCCAGGCCTAACGGTCGATGGCACGATATTGAGTTTATTTTTCTTTTTCCTGGCTTGGGCCGGTATTTTTAACAAAATAAATGAGTTTCGCAGTTGGAAAAAACAAGGATTTCTTCTTGTATTATTTTGGATGCCCATATTGCTCTACATGATAGTGCCAAACTTTATGGTTGGGGTCATTTACTTTTTCTGTTTACTAGGAATGTTTACAGTTGCACGTGTTCATAAGAAATTAGCTATCAACCTATTTGTATCAAATCTAGTGGCTGGTATCATCTTCATCATTATGATTATTACTACGACCTCACACCAAAGTTATTTGCTTACTAGATTATCTACTTTTATAAACCCAAATGCCGATCCAAATGGAGCCGGATATATGTATATGGTCGTTAGGAATGTCCTTGCAGAAGCGGGATGGTTCGGTAACGGACTTAATAATGATTTGAAATTTCAATTGTTGCCAGAATCACATACAGATTTTGCTTTCCCCTTCCTCGTCTATTCTCTTGGTTGGACATTCGGAATCGGTCTTTGTTTGGTTCTGCTGATTTTTATTTTAAGAATCTCAAAAAATGCATTTAAAACAAAAGATCTTTATGGGAGATTAATCGTCATCGGTGGTGCTGTATTATTTGCCGTTCCTACTACTTGGAATATATTGATGGCCTTTGGTATCGTGCCCATCATGGAAGTTTCCCTGCCGTTTATTAGTTATGGAGGAAGTGCAATCCTCTTTTACGCTGCTGTTTTAGGGTTCATTTTAAATGTTTATCGAAGAAAGGATATTGTAGAACCCACGATAGCAGATGATATAAAGATTTATAGTCAAAAATCTGAATGA
- a CDS encoding NAD(P)-dependent oxidoreductase — MKVLVIGATGRTGQELMKQSLEKGYEVRAYVRRPEAIQTQKNLTVFTGNLDDIESLTTALKGVDAVLMALGNSMSNRNDKLFGWVIPNLITAMKAANVKRIVSLSALGVGNTFNNTRYPYRFGTRSFLKGNFEDHLAGEIKFKDSGLDWTTVHPGPLFNGEKMANPLVRDAATGYKMPRAPRTNRADVAQVMLKALLDSSTYGKELIMASTTDKN, encoded by the coding sequence ATGAAGGTATTAGTAATTGGTGCAACTGGCAGAACTGGTCAAGAATTAATGAAACAAAGTTTAGAAAAAGGTTACGAGGTAAGAGCATATGTCAGACGTCCAGAAGCTATACAAACACAAAAGAATTTAACAGTTTTCACAGGGAATCTAGATGATATTGAATCGTTGACTACAGCACTGAAAGGCGTTGATGCTGTGTTGATGGCGCTTGGTAACTCCATGTCAAATCGCAATGATAAATTATTTGGATGGGTGATACCAAATTTAATTACAGCAATGAAGGCTGCTAATGTAAAACGAATTGTAAGTTTGTCTGCTTTAGGTGTTGGAAATACATTTAATAATACACGCTATCCTTACCGGTTCGGTACACGCAGCTTCTTAAAAGGGAATTTTGAAGATCATTTGGCAGGCGAAATTAAATTTAAAGATTCCGGTTTAGATTGGACAACTGTTCACCCCGGTCCATTGTTTAATGGGGAGAAAATGGCAAATCCACTTGTTCGTGACGCAGCAACTGGTTATAAAATGCCTAGAGCTCCTCGAACAAATCGCGCAGATGTAGCACAAGTAATGCTTAAAGCATTACTTGATTCATCTACTTATGGAAAAGAACTTATCATGGCGTCAACAACGGATAAGAATTAG
- a CDS encoding PadR family transcriptional regulator encodes MNDPFKNLKSSMEKSIFKDFSFSNERKNAVREAIRTNQQSQFHTETIIALLESVQHESKDGYNISVQLFQKHERAFQKNEGQLYTLLHLLENKEMLTSNWINDKKYYSLNSKGKKYLATYKQETTKQGLSLNPFITEASL; translated from the coding sequence ATGAATGATCCATTTAAGAACCTGAAGAGTTCGATGGAAAAATCAATATTCAAGGATTTTTCTTTTTCTAATGAAAGAAAAAATGCCGTGCGTGAAGCCATTCGTACGAATCAGCAATCACAATTTCATACAGAAACCATTATAGCACTATTAGAATCTGTTCAGCATGAATCAAAGGATGGCTACAATATTTCCGTCCAACTTTTTCAAAAACACGAACGTGCTTTCCAAAAAAATGAAGGGCAGCTTTATACACTGCTACATCTATTAGAAAATAAAGAAATGCTTACTTCAAATTGGATAAATGACAAGAAATATTATTCTTTAAACTCTAAAGGGAAAAAATACTTAGCTACTTATAAACAAGAAACCACTAAACAAGGATTATCCCTTAATCCCTTCATAACGGAGGCATCTTTATGA